The DNA segment TATCTCACGCTCAGTATATCTTTTTCTCGCTACGTTCTCGCGCACATGGCTTCTTATCTTAATTAGGTTTTGATTCGGTTCCATTTGCAGCGGAAACTGACGCTGCTTATACGGATGAGGATTTGGAGAAGATGCAGCAGCTCTTTATATCTGCTGCCAGGGATTGCGTCCCACAGGACCGGAATTCTTTCGTCACTCTCCAAGCCAACACCGGAGTAGAGGTTTGTGTTCGCCCTCTAAATGTCCTACATAATTAGGGTTTGGATGACATAATAGGAAAATACAAAACGACGGTTATTGAGCGTCAATTATCACACTTTTACAAGTTCAAAATACCAACCGctcaacttttttaaaataaataatatattatagttATATAATCTTGGGTTCAAACCTTAGTGCCATTAACATTATAAATCACTTTTAATCACTTAATCACAAATCACCATGCCAGTATAAAGAACTTTTACACTGTTAgttcatatattattttctcgatttaaaagtcatatgtacaataaatttttattgattgaccttgtaaatatctttttactgTGAAAGTCGGGTGCTAGGTACACGTGAAAATCAAATGATTAGTGATAGGTTTCGTGTGCAACACGGGACATTTCTTTTAGCATGTTGTTGGCTGTTAAAAGGGTGGAtgctttattcttttttcatgTCCCTTTCCCCGAAAAAGCATGCCAGCTCAAGTGCAAGAATCATTCGGATTGAGACATAATTCGCCCCCACTGTCTTTTTTATGCGCAGGTGTGCACCTTTCGATTGATTGTGAAGAATGCAGCTTCGTTGCTTGGAAATAAGGATCCTGTAAAGTTGAAAGCCGAAGCTTTGCTAGATAATCTTATAAGGTATCCAATTTCCAGCATGTGCTGTAGCCTACTGCACTAAGTTGtgactcaaattctttttttaaaattcattattatttaatttttctgagTCCTATTGGATCCAAGTGGCAAAAAATTGTAGGAAGCCTCCACTATACTAAAGAATAATGTATGTCAAGAGAGCATATACAAGAAAATCGTGTATTTGAACTTTAATAGTTTACTTCCAAAGAAACTGGCTGGTCCCAAACAGAAGTATTTTTGGTTCCATTTtgcaatatttttgtatttcttgTTAAGTCTAGGTGTCCAGGCTGCTCTATTGATAtctctttgtaatttgtaattaagtGAGCAGTTTGAAGTGGAATGTAGTGGCAAAATGATTTCTTTCCTATGCATGATTATCTGGAAGATTTTGTTTCCAGCATCTAATTCTTTATGTGAACAAATCTTATACCCAGCGTTTTAGATTTTGTTTCATCATGTCAGAAATTGTCAATGACTACTTAttcttttgaacttttttttaaccaatatgATGCTGGACAAAGTTTACCTAATTGATTACATCTAATGGTGAATGCTTGTTTACCACATTGCTTCTTGTTATGCAGATCTTTCACCTCTGTCAGTGGGCTGGCAAGCGAAACCAACATTCAACTTGCATCAGATAGGTAGTTGCTTACAGGAATATCTAGGAAgacttttttttgaagaaaattctTTATGCTATTATTTGCGAAAGAATTGAACCTAGTTCATTGCACCCCCACTCCCAAAATGTTAGTGTTGACTACCAATGTAGTGCACTTATATTGCTTTGTTACAATTATATTTCATGTTATGCCTAACTGTACTTAAGATCAATTTCTTGATGAATGAGAGGTACCtgaagttctgtgacatgtagtgcacttataattttttttagtgggtTGATATACAAAAATGAGGAGAACCAGGAAACTGTGTTTGACAAATGctaagtttttgaaaagcaGCAATCAAACTGCTGGAATTGTCTGTAGGTTGGATTTATTAGTGAATCTTTCTCAAGATTTATTGATCTGTTTTTAACAATTCAAATAAGATGTTCTTGCGTTTTGATTAGGGGCTTCATCTGAAGCTTTCTGTGACTTGATTTTACTGCCTCTCTTTAAACTGTTTGTTTATAAATGTTTGGAAGGATTTATAGATATGGATTCAATTATAAAAGCTTTGATTATAGAGACAACTTTTATGTCCTGAACACGTggatttatatatttgtttttcctCTTGATTTAGTTGCCTGTCttggttttcattttgtttctaCTTTTTGTAGTATTAAAGAGCTCAAGTTTTGTCTTTGTAAGTTATTGTTGCTTGTTTTACCCAGATTATCATATCAATGGCTTGCCTCTAAAATCATTCTTTTTCCCCAGGAAAAAGATAGCTGATGCTGTATCAGATACCATATCTGATCTTGACAAATTTGAGCAGGGAATCAGGGATTGCCTTGAAACCTAACTCTAAAGGATAGCCTAGCCTACTTTTTTATGTGGAAAGTTGGCCATTAAATATCATGCAAGTATGTGCTCCTGTCTATATCCTTTGAATTCAGCATTCCGTTCCATTATACCTATTGCCTACtttcctttgattttttttattttttagttactgTCAATTACCATAACGTGAAAGGTTGACAGTGTCTACAGTCTTAAACTTCAATAACAGATTGCACTTTCAAAAATTGAACActtttaatgtttaatttcatTAACTAATAGACCTGAATCTTGTTTTGACTTTAATCTGTTAGCTTCCTTACTGTCTGAACCGGGTTTTGGGTGTTGTCACTTTGCTAATACTTTCACCTGTTTCTCAGGGAATCTATTGGTTTAATCACCAATTTTCTGTTATCACCGGTGTGCTGTCTGCCGGGAATATCAAAATGCTTTTGCCCTACTTAAATTACTTCTTATTAGTTCTCTCAATCTAAAATCTGTGAGGACTCTGTCAATATGTATCTGATACTCTTTTTCAATGCATTCAATCCTATGGATCATTTCATAGAGGAAATGCACAGGCTCTTGATAGCTTTATCCTTTTGATATTACGGGGTGTGTTCATAATTTGCACATACTGAATATGTAATAACTAATAAACTTTGGTAATTTCTTAAACAAAGGTAAATGCTAGGATGTTCTGAAATGATTTCTTAAAATCAGTCAAAAAATGTATGTATTTTTACATTTTCCTTAAATTATGACTGTTTCCCTTTTTGTTTCGAAATGTATGGGGAATGTCCTTTTGTCAACAAAAGGGATCAAACAAATGCATATGATACGATTATTACTGCTCTAATTTGGATTCTGAATTTGTCACTATTTTAGATGGTATATTGTGATTTTAGCGGGAAATAACATTTGTTGATAGATGCTATCTTTTGTATTGGTACATAATTTAGATGGTACATTTTTGTTAATGCTATCTGCACCCGGTttagttatttctttttcttttgatcttTTTGGGTCAGTTTCTTATCTTCAGATTATAGATACTCTCCTCCTACAAGTCTCAATATGTGTCTGCATTGTATAAAAACTTGAAAGAGACTTCTATTTCAATGAGAAAGGTTTGGTTGCTGAATATTTTCTTGTACTTCCAGACTGTTAATGGGAGAgaagtaataaattttttgttttttaaaatgccCCCCTCCCCTGCCACCCACGCACACAACACACACACAAGTACACAACACATCTACTTCCCAAACCTCACTAGGTGAGAGTCTCGTTCAgagttgcctttttttttttttaatcattcgtTCAGAGTTGCCTTTATAATCTAGTAATACCACAGCATATTTAAGTTTGATATTAGGCATTAAATTCTTAAGTTTATAATGCTAAAATCACACTTAGAAATAAgttgaaatataatataacaactggatcttaaaatttaaatgattttgtcagttttttcttttcaaaaaattgttccgaacattattttatttgttgtttcgGTTTTGTAGTATTGGACATTAGTCTGGTTTATCAGGTTTTGTTGGTTAAAcggattttgatttaatcttttgaaGAAACCAAAATGGACTTTGTCAAACGGAAGGTTTATGAGTTCGTGGCTGGTAATGTTCACTGGTTAAATAGTAACACTAATTAAGGATATTAATAAATGCATTATTTATTTACCAGCATTATTTTCATCATTATAGTGCAGAAGAAAGTTGAATTCTTCCATCGAGAactggaaagagaaaaaaggctGAAATAATTACTTTAGGTCCTGAGGTTATTTATAGCTATTTGCCCCCTTCAGCACTTTGCCGACGGTGTAGAAATTGTACGAGCGACATCCTATGGGCCAACAATTAATGAGGATGCATCTAGCCAAGACTATGAGTAGACGTGAATTGGAGACCAGTGATACCTACTTTACATGTGCTATTGTACAATACAATTAATGAGGATGCATCTAGCCAAGACCATGAGTAGACGTGAATTGGAGACCAGGTTATACGAATCAGGTCTGAGTGATTGGCCCGTTATGTGAAGCATTTTGATCAGGTGAACCAGAAGCTTCCACCAAGTACAATCGACAGCATGGTGCTCCATCATCTGGATTGGTTTGTAACGATCTAGGCAAGCTTCGGAGCTTGTTGAAGAGATTTAACGGATCATTCAAGAGACCAAAATGTGCATCTGGGTCTCCAATTTGTGAAAGTTTTACATGAGTGAAGCCAATGGATGGCAAGAGTTGGTCTGGCCAATCGCTGTAAAATTGGAATGCTGAATTGGATAGCGTGGTTGATGGCTTATTCATGAAGTCTGCTAAGAGGACTGTGTGGATTAGGGCGCATTTGTTAGCTAAAATCCTTAGCACTTGCATGGCATGGGATTGAGTGAGGTAGTAGAGAATGCCTTCTAGAATCCAAACAGTGCTCTTCTCAGGCAAGTACCCTGCAATCTCTAGCTTTTCCAACCAGTCACTTTCTCTTATGTCAGCTGCTACTCTGGTTAAGGATTTGGCTTTGGACATAATATGCTGGGAGTCGTATGAGGAGTCCTTAGCCGCTTGTAAAATAGTGGTTTTTACATCCAAGACTTGTGGAAAGTCAACCTCAAAGACATCGCTGTCCTTCAagcaactcaaacgatatgccCTCGTGTCCATTCCTACATTAAAAGTTGCAAGCctgtaaatatataatttttgtgcGGGAAAAATTACGAATATGCAGAATTAACTCTGGTCAATATAGTCCTATTGACATggatagttctttttttttttttttaccaaatgcaTGGATGGTTCATTTTTTACCCTCTTTTGGCTCTTCCGCCCTCTCCTTTCCAGTCTTTTATTGGGGTCCTTAGGAATTTGCACTGCGAAGTAATTATCTGGGAAAAGGCGTGAcaacaaagaataaaaatatgggCATATGCACTATGTTGTCATGTCATTGATTATGTTTAGCTACTGGTTAGATAGATAGACTGTGGGCCGAAAATGACTAGTGATGATATAAGAAATATAGATTATCAAAATCAAGAAGTTGGCATTTAAATATCTTGTAACGTGATCTTGAAGGCGTAATTCACCCAAACGTCCTCATTTTTTCGGCACAATGCTATTATTGTCTTAGACAACAGAATCACTTATTCCGAGTAACTTGGCAGTTTCGCAGCTCAAAATGACATGGTTGACCAGAGTGTACAGGGTGCATGATGATTGTAAATCCTCTCTTCAGGATTATCTTCGAGTTTTAcggattaaattaaattaatatgtagCGGAGTGTTGACAAACCTGCACCAAGGAGAACAACCTGTGCTTCTTTGCCATTAGTGGAATTAAGGGCATCTTCTAGTCTAGAATCAAACCAAAGGGTTCGAACGGCAAGAATGACTCCGGAAGTTTCGCGAGCATTGTTGAGAATGTCTTTCTTGATCTTTTCATGGAGGTTTCTCAAGTAAGTCTCCCCTGCCAGCAAGTCAGCCAGTGGATCATGGATGGCATGCTTCCACAGAGCCCTTCCCGCAGCGGTTTGGCAAGCTGACCTTTGAAGAAAATCCCATTCTTTTTCGATATTAGCATGGATTTCTCTAACAGCATCACTGTTCAACAAGTCTGGAAGCTTCAGTTCTTGCCCTGCTTGGTCCTCAGACAACCCATTTACTACTACTTCTTTATCTGACATGATCGTGTGTTACACAAAATTTAAGGGAGTTTGTGAAGAGGATAATGCATGTTGTTTATATATAGAGAGGAGTTTAAAGATTTGGCCTAGGGATAAGGAAAAGAGAACCACACACAATCAGGGGATGCCTAGCTTCTTGCCTTAATGAAAGGCAAGGTAACAATGCAGTCCACGACTACCACAATTACATAGCCCACCCGACCCTCTTTCCCTGTCTTGCCTGTCATTTTTCAACTACAAAAGTGACATTCTGTGGCTCCACTAAAAATGACTAATGCTGTTCATGTGGGTGCCGCAACTTGGATAACAACAAACAAGGATTGAGTTcattacataattttataaatcacCATGCAACTACTCTAATCCTTGcctttgcttttttattttttttaattcctaagaATTGAAGATAATATCAagagtttataataattttcgtACTCTAGTCAACCAATTAAATTAGACTTTATTGACTTGTTTGACTTTTTTTTCGTCTAGATAACATCTTTATGGGAGACAATaatgtttgagtaaaaaaagatcattataaatgataaaactcTCTCTCAGAGTGTTTAACACATTTGTATAAACATGATTCAAATCTGAAACCTTTCATTAAGTTAGAAGAGCTAGGAGTTCACGTCTTCATGCATTGTAGGGCGATAGTCGGCACAACATTCACCCTTGTCTCGCGTTGCCTGTcagttttttattctttaaaagtgatcttatttttaaaaagatgaaaataaaattatatactagTTTTATGTTCTCTTTCAATTGGGAaactatcatttttaataaatttattaaattatcttaaaaatcatatcaatcataatttatgattaaataataatataaaatatttcagtATATTACGACATATGTTTTTAAGTATCAAACTAAACCACGTGTTCTTCTAAGacatcaacaaaaatatatatacactattAAAGGGATTTA comes from the Glycine soja cultivar W05 chromosome 6, ASM419377v2, whole genome shotgun sequence genome and includes:
- the LOC114414655 gene encoding uncharacterized protein LOC114414655: MSDKEVVVNGLSEDQAGQELKLPDLLNSDAVREIHANIEKEWDFLQRSACQTAAGRALWKHAIHDPLADLLAGETYLRNLHEKIKKDILNNARETSGVILAVRTLWFDSRLEDALNSTNGKEAQVVLLGAGMDTRAYRLSCLKDSDVFEVDFPQVLDVKTTILQAAKDSSYDSQHIMSKAKSLTRVAADIRESDWLEKLEIAGYLPEKSTVWILEGILYYLTQSHAMQVLRILANKCALIHTVLLADFMNKPSTTLSNSAFQFYSDWPDQLLPSIGFTHVKLSQIGDPDAHFGLLNDPLNLFNKLRSLPRSLQTNPDDGAPCCRLYLVEASGSPDQNASHNGPITQT
- the LOC114414656 gene encoding uncharacterized protein LOC114414656; its protein translation is MPLPTVVSPFSSSSGTFLSTVTARSSLPPKRNVSPSPSPFSTLSRRDIALLSFFSLSLSAPSSAIDIGISGPKDWLKEQKKKASKYLLAPVDASRQILRSAYLTLTETDAAYTDEDLEKMQQLFISAARDCVPQDRNSFVTLQANTGVEVCTFRLIVKNAASLLGNKDPVKLKAEALLDNLIRSFTSVSGLASETNIQLASDRKKIADAVSDTISDLDKFEQGIRDCLET